In one Carettochelys insculpta isolate YL-2023 chromosome 6, ASM3395843v1, whole genome shotgun sequence genomic region, the following are encoded:
- the TNNI2 gene encoding troponin I, fast skeletal muscle, which produces MVTCLVYLSSHLQKRKRAITARRQHLKSVMLQIAANLQEKEAAAREAEKANYLAEHCPPLSIPHSMQELQDLCRKLHAKIEVVDEERYDIEAKLQKTTKELEDLSQKLFDLRGKFKRPPLRRVRMSADAMLRALLGSKHKVCMDLRANLKQVKKEDTEKEKDLRDVGDWRKNIEEKSGMEGRKKMFETSES; this is translated from the exons ATGGTGACCTGCCTTGTCTATCTTTCTTCCCACCTGCAGAAAAGGAAGAGGGCAATCACTGCCCGGCGGCAGCATCTGAAG AGTGTTATGCTCCAGATTGCTGCTAATCTCCAAGAGAAAGAAGCAGCAGCTAGAGAAGCAGAAAAGGCCAATTACCTTGCCGAGCACTGTCCTCCTTTGTCGATCCCACACTCCATGCAGGAATTGCAG GACCTATGCAGAAAGCTTCATGCCAAGATAGAGGTGGTGGATGAGGAAAGATATGACATTGAGGCTAAATTACAGAAAACCACCAAGGAG CTTGAAGACTTGAGCCAGAAGCTGTTTGACCTGCGGGGCAAATTCAAGAGGCCACCTCTGCGTAGGGTCCGCATGTCTGCTGATGCGATGCTGCGTGCTCTGCTGGGTTCTAAACACAAAGTCTGCATGGACCTTCGAGCTAACCTGAAGCAGGTCAAGAAGGAGGACACTGAAAAG GAGAAGGATCTGCGTGATGTGGGTGACTGGAGGAAGAACATCGAGGAGAAGTCAGGCATGGAGGGCAGGAAGAAGATGTTTGAGACTAGTGAATCCTAA